ACTATTTATATTGTGGTTGTGGCCCACTATCGTAACGACAATAAATTCGCACGGAGCGGCCCATTGTCTATGGGCCCGTCAAGAAGAGCCCACGGCCATCGTCGCCTACTCGGCTCCGTCCGGCGAGGGTAGACCAATCCCCTCCGCCTCTGCGTGCCTGCCTCTGCGGAGCCTGAGCTTCTCCGGCCTCCACCAACCCTTCCCCTGCTACCCACGTCCCCGCCGCAGCCCCATCCTCTCATCTCCCCTGCCCCTGCCGGATTAGCTCGCTCCGGTCCGGAGGCCCAAGTCTCAAGGTGCGAATCTCCCGGTCCCTCAGGTCAGGTGTCTAATTTGGGCTGCTTCGAAGTAATCTCTACTACCTTCCCTGCACTGTAGTAGGTGCACTGGAACTTTATTTACAGTATGAAGCTTAGATTGCCCATGGCCTCCGGTGCTGTGATCTTTTGAGTGCTCAAGTCCGTTGTGTCTACTGGCCAGGGTTGCCATAACCATGAGCCTACAGGGATCCGTGGTAGCATAGAGCTCGGTTTTCTGGTGACCAGTTGGCTGCTCGTGCTTGAAATGTTCATGATTTGGGAGGGGAATTCGGTAGTAGTAGTAGCATATTCTGGGAAGTCCACAGGTCTTCTTATAATGATGCTACTGTTACATGATGCATATTATGGTTCCCAGACCTGGGATCAATCTACTCCGACTTTGGAGTGTTGTCTTGTGTTTTATTGAGATGAACCAGTGCTCTCATGTTCCACTAATCCTTAGCTGGTCGTCCGAACATGTTTTTCAGTTTATACTTGGTGCAACTGGAAGCAGATGCTGCTGCGTTGCGCGCCTGCTATATGTTTGCAACGCCGCACCTATACCATGTATTCTCAGCCTAGCCAGTTACAAGGAGGATTGTCACAGAGCATGGCTTTATGGAAGCATTCTCGCTCACATGCAGTCAGTTATCACACAAAAATGGGTTTAGTTAGTCTTTCTCCTAAGAGCACAACATCATCTCGTCTGCAAAATGCGACATGCTTTGCCTGCTTGGAGCAACAGTCTAAACGCGGATTATCAGCGAGAGATAGTATCCTACATGCTAAGCTTGATATGCCCTCACATCACAAGTTTTCTAGTATTAGCTGGAAGGCGAGAACGACGAGAAGTTTAGCACAAAAAATAGGAGGCACAGGTGCTGGGCTTTCGTTGAGTTTCACAGTTTCTGGGATAGCAAATGCTGGCGGTCCGGTGGATAATGACATTGATTCTAAATCACCCTCTAGTTGTGCTCATGGGAAGAAAGTTTACACACAGTATTCTGTCACCGGTGAGTGTGTGGATACATTATGCTTATATGCACGTACTCAAAGCATAAAATCACTTTGTGACTGTCTCACACGAGACCCGCAGGCATTCCTGGGGATGGTAGATGCTTGTTCCGTTCTGTGGCTCATGGTGCGTGTATGAGGTCAGGGAAACCCATACCTAATGAGGATCTTCAGAGAAAGCTCGCCGATGATTTAAGAACACTGGTATGTTTATAATGTAAAGCCAATGCCATACTTTTGATGAATATTGTTCTGAACACTGAAGATTTTTTTCTTGGTTAGTCCTGTCTGAAATTTGCACATATATAACTTTTCTATTGTTAGGTTGCTGATGAGTTTATCAAGAGACGCACAGAGACTGAATGGTTAGTTCCTTATCCTGCTGTTGTTCTTTCTTCACAGTAATGTTGTGCTACACATGCTTACCCTTTGTTGTAACATCAATATGCAGGT
Above is a window of Triticum dicoccoides isolate Atlit2015 ecotype Zavitan chromosome 5B, WEW_v2.0, whole genome shotgun sequence DNA encoding:
- the LOC119310823 gene encoding OVARIAN TUMOR DOMAIN-containing deubiquitinating enzyme 4-like, with the protein product MLLRCAPAICLQRRTYTMYSQPSQLQGGLSQSMALWKHSRSHAVSYHTKMGLVSLSPKSTTSSRLQNATCFACLEQQSKRGLSARDSILHAKLDMPSHHKFSSISWKARTTRSLAQKIGGTGAGLSLSFTVSGIANAGGPVDNDIDSKSPSSCAHGKKVYTQYSVTGIPGDGRCLFRSVAHGACMRSGKPIPNEDLQRKLADDLRTLVADEFIKRRTETEWFIEGDFDTYVSQIRKPHVWGGEPELLMASHVLQMPITVYMSEEAAGGLIAIAEYGQEYGKEDPIRLLYHGCGHYEALQIPGNAEPRSRL